In a single window of the Flavobacterium ammoniigenes genome:
- a CDS encoding ACP phosphodiesterase encodes MNFLAHIHLSGDNEWIKIGNFMADGVRGKQYENFPMDIQKGILLHRAIDTFTDAHPVFRQSTKKLHSRYHHYAGVIVDMYYDHFLAKNWSAYSEETLESYSDRFYRSLLDNPEVLTTKTQHLLPYMIQHNWLVNYQSINGLERILSQMDQRTKNQSLMRFATEELVANYEEFESDFTLFYKEVQLFSKNKLNEL; translated from the coding sequence ATGAATTTCCTTGCCCACATTCATCTTTCTGGCGATAACGAATGGATCAAAATTGGCAATTTTATGGCCGATGGCGTTCGAGGTAAACAGTATGAAAATTTTCCTATGGACATTCAAAAAGGAATTTTATTGCATCGAGCGATTGATACCTTTACGGATGCCCATCCTGTTTTTAGACAAAGTACAAAGAAACTGCATTCGCGTTATCATCACTATGCAGGGGTTATTGTCGACATGTATTACGATCATTTTTTAGCTAAAAATTGGTCCGCCTATTCTGAAGAAACTTTGGAAAGTTATTCCGATCGTTTTTACCGATCCTTATTGGACAATCCCGAGGTATTAACTACCAAAACACAGCACCTATTGCCGTATATGATTCAGCACAATTGGCTTGTCAATTATCAATCTATCAATGGTTTAGAGCGAATTTTAAGTCAAATGGATCAACGTACTAAAAACCAATCGTTAATGCGTTTTGCAACCGAAGAATTGGTCGCAAACTACGAAGAATTTGAATCCGATTTTACACTGTTTTATAAAGAAGTACAACTATTTTCAAAAAACAAACTCAACGAATTATGA